One segment of Fibrobacter sp. UBA4297 DNA contains the following:
- a CDS encoding Mrp/NBP35 family ATP-binding protein, protein MQLNEQNILSALRAVQDPDLHKNIVELNFVQNLKIEGTKVSFDLRLTTPACPIRDRFKDQCISIVKSLGATEVEVTLTSSQGRVGDDNSAAKAPQNSHIGEVAHVIAVASGKGGVGKSTVTANLAMALSLSGARVGILDADIYGPSMGLMFGIDKAPEVFEDNTIAPVEAKGGISIVSMCMFADSDKATIWRGPMVSQMIQHFIHHVRWGKLDYLLVDFPPGTGDIQLTLTQNCPMAGAVVVTTPQQVALADCQKGIAMFDNVGVPVIGVVENMSYFICDECGKHHNIFPAGGGQKIAEKWGVPLIGKVPMEPAVADCGDSGTPAVLRYPNSESAKVFMDAAEKMVRTLSVFESEGDGVLKNFNYDFEQLPVEEV, encoded by the coding sequence ATGCAATTGAATGAGCAAAATATTTTAAGCGCCTTGCGTGCAGTCCAAGATCCGGATTTGCACAAAAATATTGTAGAACTAAACTTTGTTCAAAACCTGAAAATTGAAGGCACGAAGGTCTCCTTTGATTTGCGCCTCACGACTCCGGCATGCCCGATTCGCGACCGCTTCAAGGACCAGTGCATCTCCATCGTGAAAAGCCTTGGCGCCACCGAAGTCGAAGTGACGCTCACTTCTTCGCAGGGTCGCGTGGGCGATGACAATTCCGCGGCTAAGGCTCCGCAGAATTCGCACATTGGTGAAGTAGCGCATGTGATTGCTGTGGCTAGTGGCAAGGGCGGTGTGGGTAAATCGACCGTGACGGCGAACCTCGCCATGGCGCTCAGCCTTTCTGGTGCTCGCGTGGGTATTCTCGATGCTGACATTTATGGCCCCTCTATGGGTCTCATGTTCGGTATTGACAAGGCTCCTGAAGTTTTTGAAGACAATACGATTGCACCCGTTGAGGCAAAGGGCGGCATCAGCATCGTCTCCATGTGCATGTTCGCAGACTCCGACAAGGCGACCATCTGGCGCGGACCGATGGTTTCGCAGATGATCCAGCACTTCATCCACCATGTGCGCTGGGGCAAGCTCGACTACCTCCTCGTGGATTTTCCTCCTGGAACGGGCGACATCCAGCTCACGCTTACGCAGAACTGCCCGATGGCTGGTGCGGTCGTCGTGACGACTCCGCAGCAGGTGGCTCTCGCTGACTGCCAGAAGGGAATTGCCATGTTTGATAACGTGGGCGTCCCGGTGATTGGCGTTGTCGAGAACATGAGCTACTTCATTTGTGATGAGTGCGGCAAGCACCACAACATTTTCCCTGCCGGTGGCGGTCAGAAAATTGCCGAAAAGTGGGGCGTACCGCTTATCGGTAAAGTCCCGATGGAACCGGCTGTTGCTGACTGCGGTGACAGTGGTACTCCGGCCGTGCTCCGCTACCCGAACTCCGAATCGGCGAAGGTCTTTATGGACGCTGCCGAAAAAATGGTTCGCACGCTTTCTGTGTTTGAATCCGAAGGCGATGGAGTCCTTAAAAACTTCAATTACGATTTTGAACAACTGCCGGTGGAGGAAGTATGA
- the crcB gene encoding fluoride efflux transporter CrcB, translating into MNFLFVALGGALGSVLRYFFSLVIPKAAGFPWPTFVANVLGCLCIGIFSGLFLKCDSLSPNLKLFLVTGFCGGFTTFSTFASENLALLQSGKIGMFAAYAIASFVFGVAACAGGIYLMGYNR; encoded by the coding sequence ATGAATTTCTTATTCGTTGCTCTTGGCGGTGCTCTCGGTAGCGTGTTGCGCTACTTCTTTTCGCTTGTGATTCCGAAAGCGGCCGGGTTCCCGTGGCCGACCTTTGTCGCAAACGTCTTGGGCTGCCTTTGCATCGGGATTTTTTCGGGACTCTTCCTCAAGTGCGACTCCCTTTCGCCAAACCTCAAACTGTTCTTGGTGACTGGCTTTTGCGGTGGCTTTACCACGTTCAGCACTTTTGCGAGTGAAAACTTGGCGTTGTTACAATCTGGGAAAATCGGGATGTTCGCGGCTTATGCGATTGCAAGTTTTGTATTCGGCGTTGCCGCCTGTGCCGGTGGAATTTACTTGATGGGTTACAACCGATGA
- a CDS encoding ATP-binding cassette domain-containing protein, translating into MEFKRFEALIEMFPQVQIFSTEGEDLDRVITHFLNQRENVSTMSEAMQRKIQQALAPFFQQRFISLHDAEAPLVRNLLLDKKFFLQTDRYIDDMAWPLTDPEKLGEALNIADLAEGILDRKLLSLSNGELRRVLLARMWMEKPEWVYFNDLFGGLDPEYRAHLAGCVADLAKRPGLKVVVRLAREDELLPEIPAFVYADKTFTQYASELPKAAATPKFKKAELKDYEIVDLRGGAHCHPEQTKCVEGSQKALDSSTSPNGSAQNDTDAEILFDLKHVNVRFGDTDVLKDLNWTVRKGEHWAVMGENGAGKSTLLGMLTADHPQIYNNDITLLGERPGHGLNIWDHKAKLGFFSPELALQYREDLSLLDVLCTGFTPNLCRAENITWEEKAKAREWLNYLGFEDTSISIRKISPIDKRLVLMARAAIRPPKVLLLDEPTQGLKGEYREKLFHLLQLLSTETTIIMVSHYEEEWPPCMTHLLRMPKFSLN; encoded by the coding sequence ATGGAATTCAAGCGCTTTGAAGCTCTGATCGAGATGTTTCCGCAGGTGCAGATTTTTAGCACCGAGGGCGAAGATCTTGACCGAGTCATTACTCATTTTTTGAATCAACGTGAAAATGTCTCCACGATGTCGGAGGCGATGCAACGTAAAATCCAGCAGGCTTTGGCCCCGTTCTTCCAGCAGCGTTTTATCAGCTTGCACGATGCAGAGGCTCCGCTGGTGCGTAACCTGCTTTTGGACAAGAAGTTTTTTTTGCAGACGGACCGCTACATTGACGATATGGCGTGGCCGCTGACCGATCCGGAAAAGCTTGGCGAGGCTTTGAACATCGCTGACCTTGCCGAAGGGATTCTTGACCGCAAGTTGTTGAGCCTTTCGAACGGCGAACTTCGCCGAGTGCTCTTGGCCCGCATGTGGATGGAAAAACCGGAATGGGTTTATTTCAATGACTTGTTTGGTGGGCTTGATCCGGAGTACCGTGCGCACTTGGCAGGCTGTGTGGCTGACCTTGCCAAACGCCCAGGCTTGAAAGTTGTGGTGCGCCTCGCTCGCGAAGATGAACTGCTCCCGGAAATTCCAGCGTTTGTTTATGCAGACAAGACGTTCACGCAGTATGCGAGTGAACTCCCGAAAGCTGCTGCAACTCCGAAGTTCAAGAAAGCCGAGCTTAAGGATTATGAGATTGTCGATTTGAGAGGCGGCGCGCATTGTCATCCTGAGCAAACGAAGTGCGTCGAAGGATCTCAAAAAGCTTTGGATTCTTCGACTTCGCCTAACGGCTCCGCTCAGAATGACACGGATGCAGAAATCCTCTTCGACCTCAAGCATGTGAATGTTCGCTTTGGCGATACGGACGTTTTGAAGGACCTCAATTGGACGGTTCGCAAGGGTGAACATTGGGCAGTGATGGGCGAGAACGGTGCCGGCAAGAGTACGCTCCTCGGCATGCTTACCGCAGACCATCCGCAGATTTACAACAACGACATTACGCTCCTTGGAGAACGCCCGGGGCATGGCCTCAACATCTGGGACCACAAGGCAAAACTCGGATTCTTCTCGCCGGAACTGGCGCTCCAGTACCGTGAAGACTTGAGCCTTTTGGATGTACTTTGCACAGGCTTTACGCCGAACCTCTGCCGCGCCGAGAACATCACGTGGGAAGAGAAAGCCAAAGCCCGTGAATGGCTGAACTACTTGGGCTTTGAAGATACGTCGATTTCAATCCGCAAGATTTCACCGATTGACAAGCGCCTGGTGCTGATGGCCCGTGCTGCAATCCGCCCGCCGAAAGTCCTTTTGCTCGACGAACCGACTCAAGGTCTCAAGGGCGAGTATCGCGAAAAGCTGTTCCACCTGTTGCAACTGCTTTCGACGGAAACGACAATCATTATGGTCAGCCATTACGAAGAAGAATGGCCACCTTGTATGACGCACCTCCTTAGAATGCCGAAATTCTCTTTGAATTAG